From one Phytohabitans houttuyneae genomic stretch:
- the tuf gene encoding elongation factor Tu, whose protein sequence is MAKSQFVRNKPHLNIGTMGHVDHGKTTLTAAITKVLAQRDPSVNQFVSFDGIDRAPEEVARGITINIAHVEYETATRHYAHVDMPGHADYVKNMITGAAQVDAAILVVSAQDGAMPQTREHVLLARRVGVPYLVVAMNKADAVEDTELLDLVELEVRELLSEYGFPGDEVPVVRVSALRALEGDPAWTQSIVNLLDAVDRYVPVPPRVLDEPFLMPIENVLTISGRGTVVTGAVERGALRVGEAVEVVGFVPVTSTVATGLETFGKSLERAEAGDNAAVLLRGVKRDQVRRGQVVVAPGSIRTHTRFRARVYAMTTAEGGRHTPFFGNYRPQFYFRTTDVPGTVDLGEVTMVMPGDTVDLTVQLGAPIAMEVGLGFAVREGGRTVAAGSVTELLD, encoded by the coding sequence ATGGCCAAGAGCCAGTTCGTGCGGAACAAGCCGCACCTCAACATCGGCACGATGGGGCACGTCGACCACGGCAAGACCACGCTGACGGCCGCCATCACCAAGGTCCTCGCCCAGCGGGACCCGTCCGTCAACCAGTTCGTGTCGTTCGACGGCATCGACCGGGCGCCGGAGGAGGTCGCCCGCGGCATCACCATCAACATCGCGCACGTCGAGTACGAGACGGCCACGCGGCACTACGCCCACGTGGACATGCCCGGCCACGCCGACTACGTGAAGAACATGATCACGGGGGCGGCGCAGGTGGACGCGGCGATCCTCGTCGTCTCGGCGCAGGACGGCGCGATGCCGCAGACCCGCGAGCACGTGCTGCTCGCGCGGCGGGTCGGCGTGCCGTACCTGGTGGTGGCGATGAACAAGGCGGACGCGGTCGAGGACACCGAACTGCTCGACCTTGTCGAGCTGGAAGTGCGTGAGCTGCTGTCCGAGTACGGGTTCCCCGGCGACGAGGTACCCGTGGTGCGGGTCTCCGCCCTCCGCGCGCTGGAGGGTGACCCGGCCTGGACGCAGTCCATCGTGAACCTGCTCGACGCGGTCGACCGGTACGTGCCGGTGCCGCCGCGGGTGCTCGACGAGCCGTTCCTGATGCCCATCGAGAACGTGCTCACGATCTCCGGCCGCGGCACGGTCGTCACCGGCGCCGTGGAGCGCGGCGCGCTGCGCGTCGGCGAGGCGGTGGAGGTCGTCGGCTTCGTGCCGGTGACGTCCACTGTGGCCACCGGCCTGGAGACGTTCGGCAAGTCGCTGGAGCGGGCCGAGGCGGGCGACAACGCGGCCGTGCTGCTGCGCGGCGTCAAGCGCGACCAGGTGCGGCGCGGCCAGGTGGTCGTGGCGCCCGGTTCGATCCGGACGCACACCCGCTTCCGGGCCCGCGTGTACGCGATGACGACCGCCGAAGGTGGCCGGCACACGCCCTTCTTCGGCAACTACCGGCCGCAGTTCTACTTCCGCACCACGGACGTGCCGGGCACGGTCGACCTGGGCGAGGTCACGATGGTCATGCCCGGCGACACCGTCGACCTGACGGTCCAGCTCGGCGCGCCGATCGCGATGGAGGTCGGGCTCGGCTTCGCGGTGCGCGAGGGCGGCCGGACGGTCGCGGCCGGCTCGGTCACCGAACTGCTCGACTGA
- a CDS encoding TetR/AcrR family transcriptional regulator: MTRRAAEVRLDALLSTACDVIVERGLANTRTSDVATAAGVSQALVFYHFATKENLLAQAFAYAAEQDLGRLHTVVQSTATPLEKLKKILRLYAPQGRSKSWAMWIDGWSESLRTPELEKVSRRLDLRWKEALTEVISEGVDAGLFKCDDPTGAAWRILALIDGLAVQVSVHDRVISRRQLSEWIRHTTAREVGVEAVQLA; this comes from the coding sequence GTGACGAGACGTGCCGCGGAAGTCCGCCTTGATGCTCTGCTGAGCACCGCCTGCGACGTGATCGTGGAGCGCGGACTGGCAAACACCCGCACCTCCGACGTGGCCACCGCCGCGGGAGTCAGCCAAGCGCTGGTCTTCTACCATTTCGCCACAAAGGAAAATTTGCTCGCGCAAGCATTCGCGTACGCCGCGGAGCAGGATCTGGGGCGGCTGCACACGGTCGTCCAGTCCACCGCGACCCCGCTGGAAAAGCTCAAAAAGATCCTCCGGCTGTACGCGCCGCAGGGCCGTTCCAAGTCGTGGGCCATGTGGATTGACGGCTGGTCGGAGTCGCTGCGCACACCCGAGCTGGAAAAGGTTTCCCGGCGGTTGGATCTGCGGTGGAAGGAGGCGCTCACCGAAGTGATCTCGGAGGGCGTCGACGCGGGCCTGTTCAAGTGCGACGACCCGACCGGCGCCGCGTGGCGGATCCTGGCACTCATCGACGGGCTCGCGGTGCAGGTCTCGGTGCACGATCGGGTGATCAGCCGCCGCCAGCTCAGCGAGTGGATCCGCCACACCACCGCCCGCGAGGTGGGCGTGGAGGCGGTCCAGCTCGCGTAG
- a CDS encoding sensor histidine kinase: MHRAPEESSGNVAGHQSGPGPLRSIGVRILLPVLVATVGLVTLGVIQTRDALRESGRAGDARILARTASAGIAVAHQAELEHAETIALRLRGGEAGKQLLEAQRARTDAARARYTEAAREARRVSPDLIGELDEAEAVLDVLPSVRAVAVSAPDGSPEVFDAYNAVTHAMIGIADAVPSQLSEPRLVESARAIVVVTELEHLAAEQLDLLRRVFTRERLEPGELVRLAAWEGAEHQQLEVIERLPGTTEGRFATLVAGDDVTRARDIRDTVLNSGGAPATLQVDPDVWYSAQSGLLRRLRLMQSELSTSMEREAYQIQVAAHRRTLVTASLTALLVGLALAGAIIQAVRTSRRLRRIRATALAVAHGELPDAVALVSAAPDEATVRGTLQDSGTRVEAMLQPGADEIGELGTAFATVHRQALRLAAEQALQRMETTATFTALSRRGQTLVQRQLHMIGEFARYEVDQSVRARLFALDHLAARMRRNEENLLVLAGGDPGRRFTEPVAAIEVIRLAAAEIEEPGRVDAVSTPLVAVAAHVVGDVIHLLAELMENAASFSPPTTTVRVAARQAVDHVSLTIFDEGIGLTADRLDEANERIAHPSALTSTLVGTMGLLVVGRLAARHGIQVRLTSVAGGGTAATVTLPDRVLAPLPPPSRFYRGQLLGPLPEPPPSAAPPRTVLAVVEEAAEPAPSILRPALVDGLTASGLPRRAPAQALPTGPVAGRPPAARPGGRTTPDPDEVRARLSSLASGLAAARPPAARPAGRATPDPDEVRARLSSLASGIAAGRRTDTTPTTGSQPTREDSHEPRNGLPTGPRRLR, from the coding sequence ATGCACCGCGCACCCGAGGAGAGCAGCGGAAACGTCGCCGGGCACCAGTCGGGGCCTGGCCCGCTGCGCTCGATCGGCGTGCGCATCCTGCTGCCGGTGTTGGTGGCGACCGTCGGCCTCGTGACCCTCGGCGTGATTCAGACCCGCGACGCGCTGCGCGAGTCCGGCCGCGCCGGTGACGCCCGCATCCTGGCCCGCACCGCCAGCGCCGGCATCGCGGTCGCCCACCAGGCCGAGCTGGAGCACGCCGAGACGATCGCGCTGCGGCTGCGCGGCGGCGAGGCGGGCAAGCAGCTGCTGGAGGCGCAGCGCGCACGCACCGACGCGGCCCGCGCGCGGTACACGGAGGCGGCCCGCGAGGCCCGGCGGGTCTCGCCCGACCTGATCGGCGAGCTCGACGAGGCCGAGGCCGTCCTCGACGTCCTGCCCAGCGTGCGGGCGGTCGCGGTCAGCGCGCCCGACGGCTCGCCCGAGGTCTTCGACGCGTACAACGCGGTCACCCACGCGATGATCGGCATCGCCGACGCGGTGCCCAGCCAGCTGAGCGAGCCGCGACTTGTGGAGAGCGCCCGCGCGATCGTCGTGGTCACCGAGCTGGAGCACCTCGCCGCCGAGCAGCTCGACCTGTTGCGCCGCGTCTTCACCCGTGAGCGCCTGGAGCCGGGCGAGCTGGTGCGCCTTGCCGCGTGGGAGGGCGCCGAGCACCAGCAGCTGGAGGTCATCGAACGGCTGCCGGGCACCACCGAAGGCCGCTTCGCGACGCTGGTCGCCGGCGACGACGTGACCCGCGCCCGCGACATCCGCGACACCGTGCTCAACAGCGGCGGCGCGCCCGCCACGCTCCAGGTCGACCCCGACGTCTGGTACTCGGCGCAGAGCGGCCTGCTGCGCCGGCTGCGGCTGATGCAGTCGGAGCTGTCCACGTCGATGGAGCGGGAGGCGTACCAGATCCAGGTCGCCGCACACCGCCGTACGCTCGTGACCGCCTCGCTCACCGCCCTCCTCGTGGGGCTGGCACTGGCCGGCGCGATCATCCAGGCCGTGCGGACCAGCCGCCGGCTGCGCCGCATCCGGGCCACCGCGCTCGCGGTCGCGCACGGCGAGCTGCCCGACGCCGTCGCCCTGGTCTCGGCCGCGCCCGACGAGGCGACCGTGCGCGGCACGCTGCAGGACTCCGGCACCCGTGTCGAGGCCATGCTCCAGCCGGGCGCCGACGAGATCGGCGAGCTGGGCACCGCGTTCGCCACGGTGCACCGGCAGGCGCTGCGGCTCGCCGCCGAGCAGGCGCTGCAGCGGATGGAGACCACGGCCACCTTCACCGCGCTGTCCCGCCGCGGCCAGACGCTGGTGCAGCGGCAGTTGCACATGATCGGCGAGTTCGCCCGGTACGAAGTGGACCAGTCCGTCCGGGCCCGCCTCTTCGCACTCGACCACCTCGCCGCCCGCATGCGGCGCAACGAGGAAAACCTGCTCGTTCTCGCGGGCGGCGACCCGGGGCGCCGGTTCACCGAGCCGGTGGCGGCGATCGAGGTGATCCGGCTCGCCGCCGCGGAGATCGAGGAGCCGGGCCGGGTCGACGCCGTGTCCACGCCGCTGGTGGCGGTCGCCGCGCACGTGGTCGGCGACGTGATCCACCTGCTCGCCGAGCTGATGGAAAACGCGGCCAGCTTCTCGCCGCCGACCACGACCGTCCGGGTCGCCGCGCGCCAGGCCGTCGACCACGTGTCGTTGACCATCTTCGACGAGGGGATCGGGCTCACCGCCGACCGGCTCGACGAGGCCAACGAGCGGATCGCCCACCCCTCCGCCCTCACCAGCACGCTGGTCGGCACGATGGGCCTGCTGGTCGTCGGCCGGCTGGCCGCGCGGCACGGCATCCAGGTGCGCCTCACCAGCGTGGCGGGCGGCGGCACGGCGGCCACCGTCACGCTCCCGGACCGCGTGCTCGCACCGCTCCCGCCGCCGTCCCGGTTCTACCGTGGACAGTTGCTGGGCCCGCTGCCCGAGCCGCCACCGTCGGCCGCGCCACCGCGCACGGTCCTGGCGGTCGTCGAGGAGGCGGCCGAGCCGGCGCCGTCGATCCTGCGGCCGGCCCTCGTCGACGGGCTCACCGCCTCGGGCCTGCCCAGGCGCGCCCCGGCGCAGGCGCTGCCCACCGGCCCGGTCGCCGGCCGCCCACCCGCCGCGCGGCCGGGTGGCAGGACCACACCGGACCCGGACGAGGTCCGTGCGCGACTGTCCAGCTTGGCCAGTGGTTTGGCCGCCGCCCGCCCGCCCGCCGCACGGCCAGCAGGCAGGGCCACGCCCGACCCGGACGAGGTCCGTGCCCGACTGTCCAGCTTGGCCAGTGGTATCGCCGCCGGCCGCCGTACCGACACGACACCGACGACCGGCTCGCAGCCGACCCGGGAGGACTCTCATGAACCACGCAACGGACTCCCTACCGGCCCCCGTCGACTACGGTGA
- a CDS encoding roadblock/LC7 domain-containing protein, which translates to MNHATDSLPAPVDYGDLGWLLTSFARKVPSIVYSLAVSVDGLALAASERLDPNQADQLAAITSGLASLSVGAAKCMETGQIRQSVLDMDGGVLLIMAVADRAYLAVLAESGADLGQVGYETAVLAQRVATALDPGARPS; encoded by the coding sequence ATGAACCACGCAACGGACTCCCTACCGGCCCCCGTCGACTACGGTGACCTCGGCTGGCTGCTGACCTCGTTCGCGCGCAAGGTCCCGTCCATCGTGTACTCGCTGGCCGTCTCCGTCGACGGCCTCGCGCTGGCGGCCTCCGAGCGGCTCGACCCCAACCAGGCCGACCAGCTCGCCGCCATCACCAGCGGCCTCGCCAGCCTGTCGGTGGGCGCGGCCAAGTGCATGGAGACCGGGCAGATCCGCCAGTCGGTGCTCGACATGGACGGCGGGGTACTGCTGATCATGGCGGTGGCCGACCGGGCGTACCTGGCCGTGCTCGCCGAGTCCGGCGCCGACCTGGGCCAGGTGGGCTACGAGACGGCCGTGCTCGCCCAGCGCGTGGCCACCGCGCTCGACCCCGGCGCCCGCCCGTCGTGA
- a CDS encoding TAXI family TRAP transporter solute-binding subunit: MTRPRLLRRATALLAAVALAAGCAPDPPTGLRDSHLVLGTGNTSGVFYQVGGAYADVITTHLPGYEAIVAPTAGSADNLLRMGRGDVDISLTFADVAADAVRGRGAFADGAQPLRALAVVYHGYTHLVVRADAGIKTPADLRGKRVSTGTVNSGTEFLALRLIRAAGLDPDRDIQRSSLSLAATTRGLADGTLDATFWSGGLPTVGITELMSNPKAKMRFLPLDGLQPELDRLYPATYGTGRIPASTYGLPGDIPTVTVGNLVVVEADMPETLAHDLTALIFKYRQELVNGHPEWGSTDREAAGRTGVVPLHPGAQRFYQGR, translated from the coding sequence GTGACCCGCCCGCGCCTGCTCCGGCGCGCCACCGCCCTGCTCGCGGCGGTGGCGCTAGCGGCCGGCTGCGCGCCGGATCCGCCCACCGGCCTGCGTGACAGCCACCTCGTGCTCGGCACCGGCAACACCAGCGGCGTGTTCTACCAGGTCGGCGGCGCGTACGCGGACGTCATCACCACGCACCTGCCCGGCTACGAGGCGATCGTCGCGCCCACCGCCGGCTCGGCCGACAACCTTCTGCGCATGGGCCGCGGCGACGTCGACATCTCGCTGACCTTCGCCGACGTGGCCGCCGACGCGGTGCGGGGGCGCGGTGCCTTCGCCGACGGCGCCCAGCCGCTGCGCGCGCTCGCGGTCGTCTACCACGGCTACACCCACCTTGTCGTACGCGCCGACGCCGGCATCAAGACGCCCGCCGACCTGCGCGGCAAGCGCGTGTCCACCGGTACCGTCAACTCCGGCACCGAGTTTCTCGCGCTCCGCCTGATCCGGGCCGCGGGCCTCGACCCCGACCGCGACATCCAGCGCTCCAGCCTCTCGCTGGCCGCCACCACGCGCGGCCTGGCCGACGGCACGCTGGACGCGACCTTCTGGTCCGGCGGCCTGCCGACGGTGGGCATCACCGAGCTGATGAGCAACCCGAAGGCGAAGATGCGCTTCCTGCCACTCGACGGGCTGCAGCCCGAGCTCGACCGCCTGTACCCCGCCACGTACGGCACCGGCCGCATCCCCGCCTCCACCTACGGACTGCCCGGCGACATCCCCACCGTGACCGTCGGCAACCTCGTCGTCGTCGAGGCGGACATGCCCGAAACGCTGGCGCACGACTTGACCGCGCTGATCTTCAAGTACCGCCAGGAGCTGGTCAACGGCCACCCCGAGTGGGGCTCGACCGACCGCGAGGCGGCGGGCCGCACCGGCGTGGTCCCGCTGCATCCCGGCGCCCAACGCTTCTATCAGGGCCGCTAG
- the sigJ gene encoding RNA polymerase sigma factor SigJ, translated as MGDRDWLTERFEEHRGRLRAVAYRMLGSVSEADDAVQDAWLRMRRADTSEVDNLGAWLTTVVARVSLNMLRSRQTRREAPLDVHVPDPILSPDSGVDPQDQAVLADSVGLALLVVLETLTPAERLAFVLHDMFAVPFDEIAPMIDRTPDAARQLASRARRRVRGQAPAPDPDVQRQREVVDAFFAASQAGDFEALVAVLHPDVVLRSDGGRARPGMTFTLHGAQAVGGQAFASGRLSPFVRRALVNGTPGAVVAMRGQAQFVMAFTVAEGRIVAIDVLADPERLRTLDVSAFDPSGT; from the coding sequence GTGGGAGATCGGGACTGGCTGACCGAGCGGTTCGAGGAGCACCGCGGCCGGCTGCGGGCGGTGGCGTACCGGATGCTCGGCTCGGTCAGCGAGGCCGACGACGCGGTACAGGACGCGTGGCTGCGGATGCGGCGCGCGGACACCAGCGAGGTGGACAACCTCGGCGCCTGGCTGACCACCGTCGTGGCCCGGGTGAGCCTCAACATGCTCCGCTCCCGCCAGACCCGCCGGGAGGCGCCGCTCGACGTGCACGTACCCGACCCGATCCTCAGCCCCGACTCCGGCGTCGACCCGCAGGACCAGGCGGTGCTGGCCGACTCGGTGGGCCTGGCGCTGCTGGTGGTGCTGGAGACGCTGACGCCGGCCGAGCGGCTGGCGTTCGTGCTGCACGACATGTTCGCGGTGCCGTTCGACGAGATCGCCCCGATGATCGACCGCACGCCGGACGCCGCCCGCCAACTGGCCAGCCGCGCCCGCCGCCGGGTGCGCGGCCAGGCGCCCGCGCCCGACCCGGACGTACAGCGCCAGCGCGAGGTCGTCGACGCGTTCTTCGCCGCGTCCCAGGCCGGCGACTTCGAGGCACTGGTGGCCGTCCTGCACCCGGACGTGGTGCTGCGCTCGGACGGCGGGCGCGCCCGGCCCGGCATGACCTTCACGCTGCACGGCGCGCAGGCGGTGGGCGGGCAGGCGTTCGCGTCCGGCCGGCTGTCACCGTTCGTGCGGCGGGCGCTGGTGAACGGCACGCCGGGCGCGGTGGTCGCGATGCGGGGGCAGGCCCAGTTCGTGATGGCCTTCACGGTCGCGGAGGGCCGCATCGTGGCGATCGACGTCCTCGCCGACCCGGAACGCCTCCGCACCCTCGACGTCTCTGCTTTCGACCCCTCGGGCACTTGA
- a CDS encoding SDR family oxidoreductase — MTTPILLTGGTGTLGRQMLPLLRAAGRKVRVLSRRPGEDADGVEYLTGDLATGEGIDAAVTGVETVVHCAGSAKGDDIKARHLVRAASAAGVQHLVYISVVGADRVPVTSRADRAMFGYYAAKRAGEVAVAGSGIPWTTLRATQFHDLLLLTARQMAKLPVLPVPSGIRVQPVDSGEVAARMVELALGAPAGLVADLGGPRVYGMDELIRSYLRAVGKRRPLLPMRMPGGAAAAMRAGANLTTSGTTGRRTWEEFLAGVDG, encoded by the coding sequence ATGACCACACCCATCCTGCTCACCGGCGGTACCGGCACGCTCGGCCGCCAGATGCTCCCGCTGCTGCGTGCGGCCGGCCGGAAGGTGCGGGTGCTCAGCCGCCGGCCGGGCGAGGACGCCGACGGCGTGGAGTACCTCACCGGCGACCTGGCCACCGGCGAGGGGATCGACGCGGCCGTGACCGGTGTCGAGACCGTCGTGCACTGCGCCGGCAGCGCCAAGGGCGACGACATCAAGGCCCGCCACCTGGTGCGGGCCGCGTCGGCGGCGGGCGTGCAGCACCTGGTGTACATCTCCGTGGTGGGCGCCGACCGCGTCCCGGTGACGAGCCGGGCGGACCGCGCGATGTTCGGCTACTACGCCGCCAAGCGGGCGGGCGAGGTCGCGGTGGCCGGCTCGGGCATCCCGTGGACCACGCTGCGGGCCACCCAGTTTCACGACCTGCTGCTGCTCACCGCACGGCAGATGGCGAAGCTGCCGGTGCTGCCCGTACCCTCCGGCATCCGCGTGCAGCCGGTCGACTCGGGCGAGGTGGCGGCCCGGATGGTCGAGCTCGCCCTCGGCGCGCCGGCCGGGCTCGTCGCCGACCTGGGCGGACCTCGCGTGTACGGGATGGACGAGCTGATCCGCTCGTACCTCCGCGCGGTCGGCAAGCGCCGCCCGCTGCTGCCGATGCGCATGCCCGGCGGGGCCGCGGCCGCTATGCGTGCCGGCGCCAACCTCACCACGTCCGGCACGACCGGCCGGCGTACGTGGGAGGAGTTCCTGGCGGGCGTGGACGGGTGA
- a CDS encoding PBS lyase codes for MFAGLDEIDWAAMKHAYGSAAEVPELLRGLVSDDPAVREAALDGMHGAVHHQGDVYACTLAAVPFLLEAAGDRALPGRGGVLKLLAGIGAAEEDDLDYEDDVEDEEDGEPVMFFRAARHAVAAGSPLFLELLADPDPEVRQAAPEALLTCRTDVGPLVEALRARLPLEGDAEARAAVVAAVGTFGRRSAAGQVTGLDATAVGTWLAEQANASADESYRLAALAELARTAPGALPEDVVATAVTLLRSVYAEGTPAKPEAGFETDTLAGAIRRMSEREAEGRRAPAAAELVRQLSVALGDRVDDRVRLLTELLRAPAWEARYDALRPASVLISGWRGPYQEIVALVGEQLLATEPRLNAVAAGALEHLDQLAAPAADALVRALEAAPREAPHTRDGGAPAWVTVWGSGLPSLGPTLSTLAALRDPRALPALRWAIERPEMPRDAGSAAGRYGAEVADLVPLIRRRLHDLPTVDGYDERRSGLVVALGRIGPAAAPALPDLLSRLPEQAALVAVGRLGPAAADAAPDLRRLLDHRDAATEIAAASALWQVTGDPDAVLPTLTRHLAAGGRVAAAAEAVAALGPAAEVLAPRLRKLAKARDANGWTSLHAAWALWRATGDADVAVPALTAAWTANVYVREPAARHLAEMGPAAAPAVPLIRAEVARRRRHTASDNGWSSDQVRSDEALLRACAAVLSAAGG; via the coding sequence GTGTTTGCCGGACTTGACGAGATCGACTGGGCCGCGATGAAGCACGCGTACGGCTCGGCCGCCGAGGTGCCCGAGCTGCTGCGCGGCCTGGTCAGCGACGACCCCGCCGTGCGCGAGGCGGCCCTCGACGGGATGCACGGCGCCGTGCACCACCAGGGCGACGTCTACGCGTGCACGCTCGCGGCGGTCCCGTTCCTGCTGGAGGCGGCGGGCGACCGCGCGCTGCCCGGCCGCGGCGGTGTCCTCAAGCTGCTGGCCGGCATCGGCGCGGCCGAGGAGGACGACCTCGACTACGAGGACGACGTCGAGGACGAGGAGGACGGCGAGCCGGTCATGTTCTTCCGGGCCGCCCGCCACGCCGTCGCCGCCGGCAGCCCGCTCTTCCTGGAGCTGCTCGCGGACCCCGATCCGGAGGTACGGCAGGCCGCCCCCGAGGCGCTGCTCACCTGCCGCACGGACGTGGGTCCGCTGGTCGAGGCGCTGCGGGCGCGGCTGCCGCTGGAGGGCGACGCGGAGGCGCGGGCGGCAGTGGTGGCCGCGGTCGGCACGTTCGGTCGGCGGTCGGCGGCCGGGCAGGTCACCGGCCTCGACGCGACCGCGGTCGGCACCTGGCTAGCCGAGCAGGCCAACGCGTCGGCCGACGAGTCGTACCGGTTGGCCGCGCTCGCGGAGCTGGCCCGCACCGCGCCCGGCGCGCTGCCGGAGGACGTGGTGGCGACCGCGGTGACGCTGCTGCGGTCGGTGTACGCCGAGGGCACGCCGGCCAAGCCGGAAGCCGGGTTCGAGACGGACACGCTTGCCGGCGCGATCCGCCGGATGTCCGAGCGGGAGGCCGAGGGCCGGCGCGCGCCGGCAGCCGCCGAGCTGGTGCGGCAGCTCAGCGTCGCGCTCGGCGACCGGGTGGACGACCGCGTGCGGCTGCTCACCGAGCTCCTGCGAGCCCCCGCGTGGGAGGCGCGCTATGACGCGCTCCGCCCGGCCTCGGTCCTGATCAGTGGATGGCGTGGCCCGTACCAGGAAATCGTGGCCCTCGTCGGCGAACAGCTCCTGGCCACCGAACCGCGACTGAACGCGGTGGCCGCCGGTGCTCTTGAACATCTCGACCAGCTGGCCGCCCCCGCGGCGGACGCGCTGGTGCGGGCCTTGGAGGCGGCGCCGCGCGAGGCGCCGCACACCCGCGATGGCGGCGCGCCCGCGTGGGTGACGGTGTGGGGGAGCGGGCTGCCGTCGCTGGGGCCGACGCTGTCGACGCTCGCCGCGCTCCGCGACCCGCGCGCGCTGCCGGCCCTGCGGTGGGCGATCGAGCGGCCGGAGATGCCGCGGGACGCCGGGTCCGCCGCCGGCAGGTACGGGGCGGAGGTGGCCGACCTCGTCCCGCTGATCCGGCGGCGGCTGCACGATCTGCCCACAGTGGACGGATACGACGAGCGGCGGTCCGGCCTCGTGGTCGCGCTGGGCCGGATCGGACCGGCCGCCGCGCCGGCCCTGCCCGACCTGCTGTCCCGCCTGCCCGAGCAGGCCGCGCTTGTCGCGGTCGGCCGTCTGGGGCCCGCGGCGGCCGACGCCGCGCCGGACCTGCGCCGCCTGCTCGACCACCGCGACGCCGCCACCGAGATCGCCGCGGCGAGCGCGCTGTGGCAGGTGACCGGCGACCCCGACGCGGTACTGCCGACGCTGACCCGGCACCTCGCGGCCGGCGGTCGGGTCGCCGCCGCGGCCGAGGCCGTCGCCGCGCTCGGCCCGGCCGCCGAGGTCCTGGCGCCCCGGCTGCGCAAGCTCGCCAAGGCCCGCGACGCCAACGGCTGGACCTCGCTGCACGCCGCCTGGGCGCTCTGGCGGGCGACCGGCGACGCGGACGTGGCGGTGCCCGCGCTCACCGCGGCCTGGACGGCCAACGTGTACGTCCGCGAGCCCGCCGCCCGCCACCTCGCCGAGATGGGCCCGGCCGCGGCGCCGGCGGTACCGCTGATCCGCGCGGAGGTGGCCCGCCGGCGGCGGCACACGGCCAGCGACAACGGCTGGAGCAGCGACCAGGTCCGTTCGGACGAGGCGCTGCTGCGCGCCTGCGCCGCCGTGCTCTCCGCCGCCGGCGGTTAG
- a CDS encoding MFS transporter, whose product MAGLWTRNFGLYFVARSVALLGDAILPVAVALAVRGAGYGDSGVGLVLAAWMGPFAALLLFGGVFADRFTARRMMIGADLVRVATQTVVAVALLTGRPSLWLLLVMSALAGSAAAMFQPGVASTVPRVAADVQRANATLRVADAGAQLLGPVLAATLTAAFGAGVVYLLNAGTFAISAACLVALRLGPAPVVARGASMLRDLREGWYEFRSRSWMWSVILIWAGYGVLLFGPIYPLGSGLVTERLGEHAYGFTMSALGAGTVVGGLVAMRYRPARPLAAGAVALLGFAMIPLTYATHAPLGLLLGGHAVGGAAWAFWSVMWATSVQTQVPPDVLNRVSAYEIAGSVGTVPIGQALAGPAAALFGAESVLGVGAAVGVAGCLVLLAVPGIRGLRRAPDPCPPVPAAQPA is encoded by the coding sequence ATGGCGGGCTTGTGGACGCGCAACTTCGGCCTGTACTTCGTGGCTCGCTCGGTCGCCCTCCTCGGTGACGCGATCCTGCCCGTCGCGGTGGCACTGGCTGTGCGCGGCGCGGGCTACGGCGACTCCGGCGTCGGCCTGGTGCTCGCCGCCTGGATGGGCCCGTTCGCCGCGCTGCTGCTGTTCGGCGGTGTGTTCGCCGACCGGTTCACCGCCCGCCGCATGATGATCGGCGCGGACCTGGTGCGGGTCGCGACCCAGACGGTCGTCGCGGTCGCGCTGCTGACCGGCCGCCCGTCGCTGTGGCTGCTGCTGGTGATGTCCGCGCTGGCCGGCTCGGCGGCCGCGATGTTCCAGCCCGGGGTGGCCAGCACGGTGCCGCGGGTCGCGGCCGACGTGCAGCGGGCCAACGCCACCCTGCGGGTCGCCGACGCCGGCGCCCAGCTCCTCGGGCCCGTGCTCGCCGCGACGCTGACCGCCGCGTTCGGCGCGGGCGTCGTGTACCTGCTCAACGCCGGCACGTTCGCGATCAGCGCCGCCTGCCTGGTCGCGCTCCGCCTCGGCCCGGCGCCGGTGGTCGCGCGGGGCGCCTCGATGCTCCGCGACCTGCGCGAGGGCTGGTACGAGTTCCGCTCGCGCAGCTGGATGTGGTCGGTGATCCTGATCTGGGCCGGCTACGGCGTGCTGCTGTTCGGCCCGATCTACCCGCTCGGGTCGGGTCTCGTCACCGAGCGGCTGGGCGAGCACGCGTACGGCTTCACGATGTCGGCGCTGGGCGCGGGCACGGTCGTCGGCGGGCTTGTCGCGATGCGGTACCGCCCGGCCCGCCCGCTGGCCGCCGGCGCGGTGGCGCTGCTCGGGTTCGCGATGATCCCGCTGACGTACGCCACGCACGCGCCGCTCGGGCTGCTGCTCGGCGGGCACGCGGTCGGCGGTGCGGCGTGGGCGTTCTGGTCGGTGATGTGGGCGACGAGCGTGCAGACCCAGGTGCCGCCGGACGTGCTCAACCGGGTGAGCGCCTACGAGATCGCCGGCTCGGTCGGCACGGTGCCGATCGGGCAGGCCCTCGCCGGACCGGCGGCGGCCTTGTTCGGCGCGGAGTCGGTGCTCGGCGTCGGCGCGGCGGTGGGCGTGGCCGGCTGCCTGGTGCTGCTCGCCGTCCCCGGCATCCGGGGCCTGCGCAGAGCCCCGGACCCCTGCCCGCCCGTACCCGCCGCCCAACCCGCCTGA